A single window of Undibacterium sp. 5I1 DNA harbors:
- a CDS encoding 3',5'-nucleoside bisphosphate phosphatase, with amino-acid sequence MLNVDLHCHSTVSDGVLAPAEVALRAKTNGVDVWALTDHDEISGIAQARSAALDIGLSYVTGVEISITWANKTIHIVGLNIDETNENLVRGLAMTRSGRERRAEDMAAGLAKVGIPNTFAGALKYVGNPDLISRSHFARYLVEIGAAETVNDVFKRYLVEGKPGYVPHRWATLAEAVNWIQGAGGVAVVAHPGRYDLSPIAFDAFFGEFKSYGGNAIEVVTGSHTVDQYDEYTKIAQRHGFMASRGSDFHAPDPAGIDLGQLPSLSASLKPVWSSWMLPS; translated from the coding sequence ATGCTTAACGTTGATCTTCACTGCCACTCCACGGTTTCTGACGGTGTACTTGCGCCAGCCGAGGTTGCTTTGCGTGCTAAAACCAATGGGGTGGATGTTTGGGCATTGACGGACCATGATGAGATCAGTGGTATTGCACAAGCTCGTTCTGCTGCCTTGGATATCGGTTTGTCGTATGTTACTGGGGTAGAAATTTCTATTACATGGGCAAATAAGACCATCCATATCGTTGGATTAAATATCGATGAGACGAACGAAAATCTGGTGCGCGGACTAGCGATGACGCGCTCTGGCCGCGAGCGCAGGGCAGAGGATATGGCAGCGGGTCTGGCTAAGGTCGGTATCCCGAATACATTTGCAGGCGCGCTTAAATATGTCGGCAATCCTGATTTAATCTCACGTTCACATTTTGCCCGCTACCTGGTGGAAATCGGTGCGGCTGAAACCGTCAATGATGTGTTTAAGCGTTACTTAGTCGAAGGTAAGCCTGGTTACGTGCCACATCGTTGGGCAACGTTGGCAGAAGCCGTTAATTGGATACAAGGCGCTGGCGGCGTTGCGGTGGTTGCGCATCCGGGTCGCTATGATTTGAGTCCGATTGCGTTTGATGCTTTTTTCGGCGAATTTAAATCTTATGGTGGTAACGCGATTGAAGTTGTCACGGGTAGCCATACCGTTGATCAATATGATGAATACACCAAAATCGCTCAGCGCCATGGCTTTATGGCCTCACGCGGGTCAGATTTTCATGCCCCA
- a CDS encoding TonB-dependent receptor codes for MSKKFPLRAVSLALASAFAAYVVVPAIAFAQADPLTVPDENNKEPVPVKKPLPDQNRLLKKVDPKVDPKVDPKSDKKTDNASKDPNLKDAQTVTIDGTRQSDMEERRMSTAAKMIFGREELDRNGDSTIGEILKRLPGVTVGGRPGRGGDIRMRGMGNGYTQILLNGDRPPRGFSMDTLSPDQVERIEIIRGPVAEYSTQAIAGTINIVLREDYKQKDTEIKLSESFEQGRSAPNLSITYPGQIGNMSYALSGTIFQNQQHDQTTTLTQEFDPAGQPSLIQNQADETSRRTTGIQLTPRVNYRFDNGDTLMLQPFLTKSRSNSFSTSQVDQSLGLPAQYATASANSTTDTSFARGFGNWQHKFADNAKLNIKFGGGLGTMDSSTLRTQFDASGKLVDNIIDINNTRDSSLKVGGKYTQPLGGSHTLAVGVDAETGKREQTRVYLDNGLPQFTDSGDNLNATTRNLAAFIQDEFDINPQWSAYAGLRWEGIRTTSTTSTNTQVQNTSSVWSPVLHAVWRIPDSKDQIRMSFTNSYRAPALNDLIALPSISTLNSPTKPDRTGNPSLRPELSKGIDLAFERYLNRAGIISANLFARDINDLIRRRTVLVSTPTGPRWVSSPVNIGHATTEGIELEAKFQMQEIFPEGPAIDFRSNYSRFWSKVDDIQGPNNRLDQQPKQTANMGLDYRLAKLPVTVGGNINWTPAYVIQSSDTQINGTGVKRQIDMYGLWKVSPTTQLRLSANNLLADDYFTSSTVTTGGINHSDNVNAKTYTTLTLRLELKI; via the coding sequence ATGTCCAAAAAATTTCCTTTACGCGCCGTATCGTTGGCGTTAGCCAGCGCCTTTGCGGCGTATGTCGTTGTCCCTGCTATTGCCTTCGCTCAGGCTGATCCTCTGACTGTGCCTGATGAAAATAATAAAGAGCCTGTTCCAGTCAAAAAACCTTTGCCTGATCAAAATCGATTACTGAAAAAAGTCGACCCCAAAGTCGACCCTAAAGTCGATCCTAAGTCTGATAAAAAAACAGATAACGCGTCTAAAGACCCCAATCTGAAAGATGCCCAAACCGTCACGATTGACGGCACTCGCCAGTCGGATATGGAAGAGCGTCGCATGTCGACTGCGGCAAAAATGATTTTTGGTCGTGAGGAGTTAGATCGTAACGGCGACTCAACGATCGGTGAAATTTTAAAGCGCTTGCCCGGTGTGACTGTTGGTGGTCGTCCTGGTCGTGGTGGTGATATCCGCATGCGCGGTATGGGCAATGGTTATACACAGATTTTATTGAATGGTGATCGTCCACCGCGTGGATTTTCGATGGATACCTTGTCGCCAGATCAGGTAGAGCGGATTGAGATTATTCGTGGTCCTGTTGCCGAATACAGTACCCAGGCAATTGCTGGCACCATTAATATTGTTTTGCGTGAAGACTATAAGCAAAAAGATACCGAGATCAAATTATCTGAAAGCTTTGAACAAGGTCGCTCTGCGCCGAATCTTTCTATCACCTACCCGGGGCAGATCGGCAATATGTCTTATGCGCTGAGTGGAACCATTTTCCAGAATCAGCAGCATGATCAGACTACCACCCTGACACAAGAATTTGATCCCGCCGGACAGCCTAGCTTGATTCAGAACCAAGCGGATGAAACCAGCCGTCGCACTACCGGTATTCAATTAACACCAAGAGTAAACTACCGTTTTGATAATGGCGACACATTGATGTTGCAACCGTTTTTGACCAAATCGCGGAGCAATTCTTTTAGCACTAGTCAGGTTGATCAAAGCTTAGGATTGCCAGCGCAGTATGCAACAGCCAGCGCGAATTCGACTACGGACACATCCTTCGCACGAGGCTTTGGAAACTGGCAGCATAAATTTGCAGACAATGCCAAACTGAATATCAAATTTGGCGGCGGCCTTGGCACGATGGACAGCTCAACTCTGCGCACTCAGTTCGATGCCAGCGGTAAGCTGGTCGATAATATTATTGACATCAATAACACCCGCGACAGCAGTCTTAAAGTCGGCGGCAAATACACCCAACCATTGGGCGGCAGCCATACTCTGGCAGTCGGAGTTGATGCCGAAACCGGTAAGCGTGAGCAGACCCGTGTGTATCTGGATAACGGTTTGCCCCAATTTACGGACTCTGGCGACAATCTGAATGCGACCACGCGCAATCTGGCGGCATTTATACAAGATGAGTTTGATATTAATCCGCAATGGTCTGCCTACGCCGGTTTGCGTTGGGAGGGCATACGCACGACCAGCACCACCTCTACCAACACGCAAGTACAAAATACCAGTAGCGTATGGAGCCCGGTGCTGCACGCCGTGTGGCGTATTCCAGATAGTAAAGATCAGATACGGATGAGCTTTACCAATAGTTATCGCGCACCAGCCTTAAACGACTTGATCGCTTTACCCTCAATCTCTACGCTGAATAGCCCAACCAAACCGGATCGCACGGGTAATCCGTCATTGCGGCCAGAATTATCCAAGGGGATCGATCTGGCGTTTGAGCGTTATCTCAATCGCGCCGGGATTATCAGTGCCAACCTGTTCGCACGTGACATCAACGATCTAATACGCCGCCGCACCGTGCTGGTTAGTACGCCAACAGGGCCGCGTTGGGTATCGTCACCGGTGAATATCGGGCATGCGACTACTGAGGGGATAGAGCTAGAAGCAAAGTTCCAGATGCAAGAGATTTTCCCTGAAGGTCCGGCAATCGATTTCCGCAGTAATTACAGCCGCTTCTGGTCCAAGGTGGATGATATCCAGGGCCCGAATAACCGCCTTGATCAACAGCCAAAACAAACGGCGAATATGGGACTGGATTACAGGCTTGCTAAATTACCCGTCACAGTCGGGGGCAATATTAACTGGACTCCGGCGTATGTCATCCAGTCTAGTGACACACAAATTAACGGTACCGGTGTCAAACGTCAAATTGATATGTACGGTTTATGGAAAGTATCGCCCACGACCCAGCTACGTTTGTCCGCCAATAACTTGCTGGCTGATGATTATTTCACTTCGAGTACGGTGACGACGGGTGGCATTAATCATTCTGATAATGTAAATGCCAAAACGTATACAACCTTGACTCTGAGGTTGGAGTTAAAAATTTAA
- a CDS encoding ABC transporter permease, with protein sequence MTALIALIRKDLILFLSDRRAMLLTLVMPIVLGAFFGFVTGGNSDKETAKIQIALVMQDNHPISQKIAQGLITEPNLQVTELALEPAQDLVRKGKLNVAIVIPAGFGQSAGAALFGAGKKPELPIFYDPSQAAVLAMVKGMLTQQVMQHVSAEMFGGASGLSLVDKSITELDADPERAAGQPELREFLGSVKKFQSKTRSAATTATTATTDVNSDKNRDKNTGTVAAASVVSDSAASSPNTADKPATEAGLSMPFTTKDQAMVAGDPVVAHYNGYAHSFSGMTVQFILFMAIDAGISVLAARRLGLWNRLLAAPVGLNTLLAARAFSCALIAFALTGVIFAVAGVVFKVQIAGSYIGFIGVALSFSLMTASFGLLIAAFGKTPEAARGIAVFATLIMVMLGGAWIPSFLFPQWLQNLTLIVPTRWALDGFDAMTWRGLGLQAAVLPIVVQLGFMVLFSSLALWQFRRQQNSI encoded by the coding sequence ATGACTGCTCTGATTGCCCTTATTCGCAAAGATCTGATTCTGTTTTTGTCTGATCGTCGTGCGATGTTGTTGACCTTAGTGATGCCGATTGTGCTGGGCGCATTTTTTGGTTTTGTCACTGGCGGAAATTCCGATAAAGAAACCGCCAAAATCCAGATCGCGCTGGTGATGCAGGACAATCATCCTATTAGCCAGAAGATTGCTCAAGGTTTGATTACCGAACCGAATTTGCAAGTGACTGAGCTTGCTTTAGAGCCAGCTCAGGACCTGGTACGTAAAGGTAAATTAAATGTGGCGATCGTGATCCCCGCTGGCTTTGGTCAATCCGCAGGCGCTGCTTTATTTGGGGCTGGTAAAAAACCGGAACTGCCGATTTTTTATGATCCTTCACAAGCGGCTGTTCTGGCAATGGTCAAAGGGATGTTGACGCAGCAAGTCATGCAGCATGTCAGTGCCGAAATGTTTGGCGGTGCATCGGGTTTGTCGCTGGTAGATAAAAGTATTACAGAGCTAGATGCTGATCCAGAACGGGCTGCCGGTCAGCCAGAGCTGCGTGAGTTTTTAGGTAGTGTGAAAAAATTTCAGAGCAAAACCCGGTCAGCTGCGACCACCGCAACCACCGCAACCACAGATGTAAATAGTGATAAGAACAGAGATAAAAACACCGGCACGGTTGCTGCTGCAAGTGTGGTATCTGACTCCGCTGCTTCATCGCCAAACACCGCAGATAAACCAGCAACTGAAGCAGGTTTGTCTATGCCATTTACCACTAAAGATCAGGCAATGGTCGCAGGTGATCCTGTCGTCGCACATTACAATGGCTATGCACATTCATTTTCCGGGATGACAGTGCAATTTATCCTCTTTATGGCGATTGACGCGGGCATCAGTGTGCTAGCCGCGCGCCGTCTGGGCTTATGGAATCGCTTGCTGGCCGCTCCAGTGGGATTAAATACTTTGCTCGCCGCCAGAGCCTTTTCTTGTGCACTGATTGCATTTGCTTTAACGGGGGTTATTTTTGCTGTTGCTGGCGTAGTTTTTAAGGTGCAAATTGCTGGTAGCTATATCGGATTTATCGGAGTCGCATTGAGTTTTTCTTTGATGACAGCTAGTTTTGGTTTGTTGATTGCCGCCTTTGGCAAGACGCCTGAGGCAGCGCGCGGTATTGCCGTGTTTGCTACGCTGATTATGGTGATGCTGGGCGGTGCGTGGATTCCTTCATTTTTGTTTCCGCAATGGTTACAAAATTTGACGCTGATTGTGCCGACGCGTTGGGCGCTAGATGGTTTTGATGCGATGACCTGGCGCGGCCTCGGTCTACAAGCTGCGGTTCTGCCAATTGTTGTGCAATTGGGATTTATGGTGTTGTTCAGCTCCTTGGCTTTGTGGCAATTTCGCCGTCAGCAAAATAGCATTTAA
- a CDS encoding ABC transporter ATP-binding protein → MHPLLLEVKNLSKSFGQRKVVDTVSFSLQHGQTLGLLGPNGAGKSTTVSMICGLLKSDQGEVRVDGQLVGAGNNAVKHKIGLVPQDLALYDDLSALENLKLFGALYGLSGSALKSRCDIVLDLVNLKDRASDKCSTFSGGMKRRLNIAAALLHDPQLLILDEPTVGVDPQSRNAIFDSLEVLKKQGRALIYTSHYMEEVERLADHIVIIDHGKVIADESPQALFQRLPAQAALQVDLDRPLSADTLAALGQQTGVSHVQHAKDNEHVDIALINPSFALPVLDWLNAQGYAPLHFATAKTKLEDIFLTLTGRSLRD, encoded by the coding sequence ATGCATCCATTATTGTTAGAGGTCAAAAACCTCAGTAAGTCTTTTGGTCAACGTAAGGTTGTTGATACAGTTTCCTTCTCTTTGCAGCACGGACAGACCTTGGGCTTACTTGGCCCAAATGGCGCTGGAAAATCAACCACGGTTAGCATGATTTGTGGCTTGCTTAAGTCGGATCAGGGCGAGGTCAGGGTGGATGGGCAATTGGTTGGTGCTGGCAATAATGCGGTCAAGCATAAGATTGGTCTGGTGCCACAAGACCTGGCTTTATATGATGATTTGTCGGCGCTAGAAAATCTCAAATTATTTGGTGCCTTGTACGGCTTGTCTGGCAGTGCTCTTAAATCTCGCTGCGACATCGTGCTGGATTTAGTCAATTTAAAAGATAGAGCTAGCGATAAGTGCTCTACCTTCTCCGGTGGTATGAAACGTCGTTTGAATATCGCTGCAGCATTACTGCATGACCCGCAATTATTAATTCTGGATGAGCCGACGGTCGGCGTTGATCCGCAAAGCAGGAACGCGATTTTTGATAGCTTAGAAGTCCTCAAAAAACAGGGCAGAGCCTTGATTTATACCAGCCACTATATGGAGGAGGTTGAGCGTCTTGCAGACCATATTGTGATTATCGATCATGGCAAAGTCATCGCGGACGAAAGCCCGCAAGCTTTGTTCCAGCGCTTGCCAGCACAAGCCGCTTTGCAAGTTGATTTAGATCGTCCGTTGTCGGCAGATACTCTGGCCGCTCTTGGTCAGCAAACAGGCGTCAGCCATGTTCAGCATGCAAAGGATAACGAACATGTAGACATTGCTTTGATCAACCCTAGCTTTGCTTTGCCTGTGTTGGATTGGTTGAATGCGCAAGGCTATGCGCCTTTGCATTTTGCTACGGCTAAAACGAAGTTAGAAGACATTTTTTTAACGCTGACAGGCCGTAGTTTGCGCGACTAA
- the purF gene encoding amidophosphoribosyltransferase, which produces MCGIVGVVSNSPVNQLLYDALLLLQHRGQDAAGIATGHGNKFAMHKANGLVRDVFRTRNMRSLPGNIGIGQVRYPTAGSTSEEEAQPFYVNAPFGIVLAHNGNLTNADELKIELFKNDMRHLNTDSDSEVLLNILAHQIQEVTSGYSLDPQSMFRAVSMLHRRVRGSYAVVAQIAGYGLLAFRDPFGIRPLCIGLSHTENGVEYMIASESVALDGLGFKFLRDVEPGEAIFIDLDGKMYNEQCADNPTLNPCAFEYVYLARPDSIIDGASVYLTRLKMGEYLADKVRNQFRDGEIDVVMPIPDSSRPSAMELAMKLNLDYREGFIKNRYIGRTFMMPGQAIRRKSVRQKLNAIKQEFAGKSVLLVDDSIVRGTTSREIVQMARESGAKRVIFASAAPPVKFPNVYGIDMPTRSELIAYGRSEDEVCREITADALVYQDVAAMKRSISDVNPYLRNIEASCFDGYYVTGDVSPAYLNRLETARNNPRPDTEDVMRSQLNLNLAERAD; this is translated from the coding sequence ATGTGTGGCATCGTCGGTGTAGTTTCAAATAGTCCCGTCAATCAATTGCTCTATGACGCCTTGCTGTTGTTACAGCATCGTGGTCAGGATGCAGCTGGTATTGCAACGGGCCATGGCAATAAATTTGCAATGCATAAAGCAAACGGCTTGGTACGAGATGTATTTCGTACCCGCAATATGCGTTCTTTACCAGGCAATATCGGTATCGGTCAGGTGCGCTACCCAACCGCAGGCTCAACCAGCGAAGAAGAGGCACAACCGTTTTATGTGAACGCGCCTTTTGGTATTGTGCTGGCACATAACGGTAATTTGACCAATGCTGACGAACTCAAAATTGAGTTATTCAAAAATGATATGCGTCATTTGAATACCGATTCTGATTCAGAGGTATTACTCAATATTCTGGCGCACCAGATCCAGGAAGTGACCAGTGGTTATTCGCTTGATCCTCAATCCATGTTCCGCGCGGTATCTATGTTGCATCGCCGGGTGCGTGGTTCTTACGCGGTAGTTGCACAAATCGCGGGTTATGGCTTGTTGGCATTTCGCGATCCGTTCGGGATTCGTCCTTTGTGTATTGGGTTGTCGCATACCGAAAATGGTGTCGAATACATGATCGCTAGCGAGTCGGTTGCTTTAGATGGTTTGGGTTTTAAGTTCCTACGTGATGTTGAGCCGGGCGAGGCGATTTTTATTGATCTCGACGGCAAAATGTACAACGAACAATGCGCTGATAATCCCACCCTCAATCCTTGCGCATTTGAATACGTCTATCTGGCCCGCCCGGACTCCATTATCGACGGCGCATCGGTGTACCTGACACGTTTAAAAATGGGCGAATACCTGGCAGACAAAGTACGCAATCAATTCCGCGATGGTGAGATTGATGTTGTCATGCCTATTCCCGATTCTTCCCGTCCATCAGCGATGGAACTGGCGATGAAATTGAATCTGGATTACCGCGAAGGCTTCATCAAAAATCGTTACATTGGGCGTACTTTTATGATGCCAGGTCAGGCGATTCGCAGAAAGTCGGTGCGCCAGAAATTGAATGCGATCAAGCAGGAATTTGCTGGTAAGAGTGTATTGCTGGTCGATGATTCTATCGTCCGTGGTACCACCAGCCGCGAGATTGTCCAGATGGCACGCGAGTCCGGTGCCAAGCGGGTGATTTTTGCTTCTGCGGCACCACCAGTAAAATTCCCAAACGTGTACGGAATCGACATGCCGACCCGCAGTGAGTTAATCGCCTACGGTCGTAGCGAAGATGAGGTCTGTCGTGAAATTACCGCAGATGCCCTGGTGTACCAAGACGTAGCCGCTATGAAGCGTTCTATCTCTGACGTTAATCCTTACTTGCGCAACATCGAGGCATCTTGCTTTGATGGATATTATGTTACCGGTGACGTCAGTCCAGCCTATCTCAATCGCTTAGAAACAGCGCGAAATAATCCACGTCCAGATACCGAGGATGTAATGCGTTCTCAGTTAAATTTGAATTTAGCTGAACGCGCAGATTAA
- a CDS encoding CvpA family protein, which produces MTLFDYLVLFILICSIVISTMRGLVKEMLSLVSWVVAFVVANTFSASVAGYLPDLFPGQMLRLIVAFIALFIGVRLLMSLLMMAVDAVLKASGLSLADRGLGGLFGLARGCILVLAAVMVCGMTSIPQQPFWRNALLSPIVVTSAQTVMPFLPASITRHVSF; this is translated from the coding sequence GTGACCTTATTTGATTACCTGGTGCTGTTTATACTGATTTGCTCCATCGTTATCAGCACCATGCGCGGCCTGGTGAAAGAGATGTTGTCACTGGTCAGTTGGGTAGTGGCATTTGTCGTTGCCAATACGTTTAGTGCAAGCGTTGCTGGCTATTTGCCAGATCTGTTCCCCGGGCAGATGTTGCGTTTAATCGTGGCATTTATTGCCTTGTTTATTGGTGTACGTTTGCTAATGTCCTTATTAATGATGGCGGTAGACGCCGTGCTGAAAGCCAGTGGTCTGAGCCTGGCTGATCGTGGTTTAGGCGGTTTGTTTGGCTTGGCGCGTGGCTGTATTCTGGTACTTGCAGCAGTGATGGTTTGTGGCATGACATCGATTCCGCAACAGCCATTCTGGCGCAACGCGCTGCTCAGTCCGATTGTCGTGACGTCGGCGCAAACTGTGATGCCATTTTTGCCCGCGTCGATTACGCGGCATGTCAGCTTTTAG
- a CDS encoding SPOR domain-containing protein translates to MSLLSRFKQKQETTSDQDNGEYRSRAEDDTKPVRGSKRADRSDNARKSKVADPILPEKKRARRRLIGAIALVLAAVIGLPMILDSEPKPLADDIAIQIPSKDKLPASEQVAVPKVAGKPAEKPDEPLEEIIDPPQTQQKPQVKASSKDVAALPAVTLADSKVSAKPEVKPESKSDPKVFTDAKPASRPELKPETKSARAEIKIDTKSDTKADTKPETKVEAKIPVIKPPVKSSEQNDDAARALAILEGKTVKPAVKAEVQTKEHSGYVVQAGAFSTPEKISEVQDKLKAAGIKSYTQKVATSPNGDKSVTRIRVGPFESKEEADKATANLVKLGLSPKLIPN, encoded by the coding sequence ATGAGCTTGCTATCACGTTTTAAACAAAAGCAAGAAACAACATCCGATCAGGATAATGGCGAATACCGTTCTCGTGCAGAGGACGACACCAAGCCCGTACGTGGCAGCAAACGCGCTGATCGTTCAGATAATGCGCGTAAAAGCAAAGTTGCGGATCCTATATTGCCAGAAAAAAAACGTGCCCGCCGCCGCTTGATTGGTGCCATCGCTTTGGTATTAGCCGCTGTGATTGGCTTGCCTATGATTCTGGATTCAGAGCCTAAGCCATTGGCTGACGATATTGCGATCCAGATTCCATCTAAAGATAAATTGCCAGCGAGCGAGCAGGTAGCAGTACCAAAAGTAGCCGGCAAGCCAGCCGAAAAACCAGATGAACCGCTGGAAGAAATTATCGATCCGCCCCAGACGCAACAAAAGCCGCAAGTTAAAGCTTCAAGCAAAGATGTTGCTGCCTTGCCTGCGGTTACGCTTGCAGATAGTAAAGTGTCTGCGAAACCAGAGGTCAAGCCTGAATCAAAGTCCGACCCGAAAGTGTTCACAGACGCCAAGCCTGCATCCAGGCCAGAATTAAAGCCGGAAACCAAATCAGCTAGAGCTGAAATAAAAATAGATACGAAGTCTGATACTAAAGCCGACACTAAGCCAGAAACTAAAGTTGAGGCAAAAATACCAGTCATAAAACCACCGGTAAAATCCTCTGAACAAAATGATGATGCTGCGCGTGCTTTAGCAATACTCGAAGGAAAAACTGTTAAACCTGCGGTAAAAGCAGAAGTTCAAACCAAAGAACATAGCGGATACGTGGTTCAGGCAGGTGCCTTTTCTACCCCAGAAAAAATCAGCGAAGTACAAGACAAGTTGAAGGCTGCGGGGATTAAATCGTACACACAAAAAGTAGCGACTTCACCTAATGGCGACAAATCAGTGACGCGCATACGCGTAGGTCCGTTTGAAAGCAAGGAAGAAGCGGATAAGGCTACTGCGAATCTGGTCAAGCTTGGATTAAGCCCTAAGTTGATTCCTAACTGA
- the folC gene encoding bifunctional tetrahydrofolate synthase/dihydrofolate synthase codes for MTTPDNLLDWLALLETRHSKEIDMGLDRVAAVKERLDIRYECPVVVVGGTNGKGSTCAMLESILLQAGYRVGLYSKPHFLDFNERARIHGESVKDQVFVDVFAEVEVARLMEPAISLTYFEFTTLAICKLLADAKLDAVILEVGLGGRLDAVNVIDADVSIVTSVDIDHVDYLGDTREKIGFEKAGIFRTGRTAICGDPVPPQSLIEHATKIGADLWLFGRDFNYSGDKQQWNFGGRVQRRNSLGYPSLRGANQLLNAAAVLAALEALRNRLPVGAQEVRNGLVMVDLPGRFQVMPGRPVVVLDVAHNPHAAATLSQNFDNMGFHAYTYAVFGSMLDKDIDGVIAQIKGKIDHWCVTDLPLPRAASADHLKERLLAAGALQDAEHSVQTFTSPEDAYAFALGKAGENDRIAVFGSFLTVAGVMKARKQNNH; via the coding sequence ATGACGACGCCTGACAATCTGCTGGATTGGCTGGCATTGCTAGAAACTCGTCACTCCAAAGAAATCGACATGGGTCTGGATCGTGTCGCCGCGGTGAAGGAGCGCTTGGATATCCGCTACGAATGCCCAGTCGTCGTCGTTGGTGGTACCAATGGCAAAGGGTCTACCTGCGCCATGCTGGAGTCGATTTTATTGCAAGCTGGATATCGTGTCGGTTTATACAGTAAGCCGCATTTTTTAGATTTTAACGAGCGCGCCCGTATCCACGGTGAGTCAGTCAAAGATCAGGTGTTTGTTGATGTGTTTGCCGAGGTAGAAGTAGCAAGGCTGATGGAGCCAGCGATCTCACTAACTTATTTTGAATTTACTACGCTGGCGATTTGTAAATTACTGGCTGATGCTAAATTAGACGCCGTGATTCTGGAAGTTGGCCTGGGTGGTCGTCTGGATGCGGTCAATGTGATTGATGCCGATGTCTCGATAGTCACCAGCGTCGATATTGATCATGTGGATTATCTGGGGGATACCCGCGAAAAAATTGGGTTCGAGAAAGCCGGTATTTTCCGTACCGGCAGAACTGCCATTTGCGGCGATCCTGTGCCGCCACAATCTTTGATTGAGCATGCGACCAAGATTGGTGCCGATCTGTGGTTGTTTGGTCGAGATTTCAATTATTCCGGCGATAAGCAACAGTGGAATTTTGGTGGTCGTGTGCAACGTCGCAATTCGCTCGGTTATCCGAGTTTGCGCGGCGCGAATCAGTTGCTGAATGCAGCCGCTGTGTTAGCCGCGTTGGAAGCGTTAAGAAATCGCTTGCCCGTAGGAGCACAAGAAGTGCGTAATGGGTTGGTAATGGTCGATTTGCCGGGGCGTTTCCAGGTGATGCCCGGTCGCCCGGTGGTCGTGCTTGATGTGGCGCACAACCCACATGCGGCCGCTACACTGTCGCAAAATTTCGACAATATGGGATTTCACGCTTATACCTATGCCGTGTTTGGATCAATGCTGGATAAGGATATTGATGGCGTCATTGCGCAGATCAAAGGCAAGATTGATCACTGGTGCGTCACCGATTTGCCTTTGCCACGCGCTGCCAGCGCTGACCATTTAAAGGAACGATTATTGGCAGCAGGTGCCTTGCAAGATGCGGAACATAGTGTCCAAACTTTCACAAGTCCAGAGGATGCCTATGCCTTTGCGCTCGGTAAGGCAGGGGAAAATGATAGAATAGCGGTCTTCGGTTCTTTTCTCACGGTAGCGGGTGTGATGAAGGCGCGGAAGCAGAATAACCACTAG
- the accD gene encoding acetyl-CoA carboxylase, carboxyltransferase subunit beta produces MSWLEKLLPPRIQRSESAHRKSMPEGLWVKCPSCEAVLYRSDLEANIHVCPKCSHHMRIGARERLDALLDAGGRYEIGQEVLPIDTLKFKDSKKYTDRLKDALESTGETDSMIVMGGSIMTVPVVVSCFVFDFMAGTMGSVLGERFVRGAQAALDQKVPFICITASGGARMQEGVLSLMQMAKTTMMLTKLSEKKLPFISVLTDPTTGGVSASFAFMGDVVIAEPKALIGFAGPRVIENTVREKLPEGFQRSEFLLQKGAIDMIVDRRKMREEIARLLALLQNQSAEAVS; encoded by the coding sequence ATGAGTTGGCTAGAAAAATTACTACCACCGCGCATTCAGCGCTCAGAATCTGCGCACCGCAAATCCATGCCCGAAGGGCTGTGGGTCAAATGCCCTTCCTGCGAAGCCGTACTGTATCGCTCCGATCTGGAAGCAAATATCCATGTTTGCCCAAAATGCAGCCACCATATGCGTATTGGCGCACGCGAACGCCTTGACGCTTTGCTCGACGCTGGCGGACGGTATGAAATCGGTCAGGAAGTCTTGCCGATTGATACCCTGAAATTCAAAGACAGTAAAAAATACACCGATCGCCTAAAAGATGCCTTAGAGTCGACTGGCGAGACAGATTCTATGATCGTCATGGGTGGTTCTATCATGACCGTTCCCGTTGTTGTGTCCTGCTTTGTATTCGACTTTATGGCCGGGACCATGGGTTCCGTATTGGGTGAGCGTTTTGTGCGCGGCGCACAAGCGGCACTGGATCAAAAAGTTCCGTTCATTTGTATTACTGCTAGTGGCGGTGCTCGTATGCAAGAAGGTGTCTTGTCCCTCATGCAAATGGCAAAAACCACGATGATGTTGACGAAATTGTCGGAAAAGAAATTGCCGTTTATCTCAGTGCTGACTGATCCGACTACTGGCGGTGTATCTGCCTCGTTCGCTTTTATGGGTGACGTTGTGATCGCTGAACCTAAGGCGTTGATTGGCTTTGCAGGTCCGCGCGTGATCGAAAATACCGTTCGCGAAAAATTGCCAGAAGGCTTCCAGCGTTCAGAATTCTTATTGCAAAAGGGCGCGATTGACATGATTGTTGACCGTCGCAAAATGCGCGAAGAAATCGCTCGTTTGCTGGCTTTGTTGCAGAACCAGTCTGCAGAAGCGGTCTCGTAA